In Paenibacillus sonchi, a single genomic region encodes these proteins:
- a CDS encoding Hpt domain-containing protein, giving the protein MMELSAYRDIFIEELNDQLERMDQSLLALEQSPSAELIQTIFRAAHTIKGSSSTMGFKEMSDLTHEVEFILEWVREKKPEITSVLIDTLFRALDAMKLLRTEYISGSEYTNCSSVVSEIKALLGKPAEPERYRLPVLNAAETLLAEAAVGAGEQLIAVSITLKEDCLMKAARHFILLQRMEALCGTVISVSLAPVVTPGTDEDERYGQFTVVAATLKELQVIQDQLGDDSDIQHLHIAPYKIKLSKEAERMLDAPDTSAQQANPKAEERGKGTHPTVRVNVERLDHLMNLVGELLIEQTSLADLSAAGQRSDPARVLPDISSVSDHMGSIIKELQEGVMKTRMLPIDQLFSRFPRLVRDLAQKLDKDIELVIQGGETELDRMIIEELSDPLIHLIRNSADHGIESPGYASLKGSRLRAGSP; this is encoded by the coding sequence ATGATGGAGCTGTCTGCCTACCGCGATATTTTTATCGAAGAGTTGAACGATCAGCTGGAACGGATGGACCAGTCGCTGCTGGCCTTGGAGCAATCGCCGTCCGCAGAGCTGATTCAGACCATTTTCCGTGCTGCGCATACCATTAAAGGGTCTTCTTCCACCATGGGCTTCAAGGAAATGAGTGACTTGACCCACGAAGTGGAATTTATCCTCGAATGGGTACGGGAAAAGAAACCGGAGATCACCTCCGTGCTGATTGACACCTTGTTCCGTGCGCTGGATGCGATGAAGCTGCTGCGGACAGAGTATATCAGCGGCAGTGAATATACCAACTGCAGCAGTGTGGTGTCCGAGATCAAGGCACTGCTCGGCAAGCCTGCCGAACCGGAGCGGTACAGGCTCCCGGTTCTGAACGCTGCGGAGACGCTTCTGGCGGAGGCGGCTGTGGGCGCAGGAGAGCAGCTGATCGCTGTAAGCATCACGCTGAAGGAAGACTGTCTGATGAAGGCTGCAAGACATTTTATCCTGCTGCAGCGGATGGAGGCCCTGTGCGGAACGGTCATATCTGTCTCTCTTGCCCCGGTGGTAACTCCAGGTACCGATGAAGATGAACGTTACGGCCAATTTACCGTTGTGGCTGCCACGCTGAAGGAGCTCCAGGTGATTCAGGACCAGCTTGGTGACGATTCAGATATTCAGCATTTGCACATTGCTCCATATAAGATCAAGCTGTCCAAAGAAGCGGAAAGGATGCTTGATGCTCCCGATACGTCTGCCCAGCAGGCGAACCCGAAGGCCGAGGAGCGCGGGAAAGGCACCCATCCAACGGTGAGGGTAAACGTGGAGCGGCTGGATCATCTGATGAATCTGGTTGGTGAGCTGCTGATTGAGCAGACCTCCCTGGCCGATCTCAGCGCAGCCGGCCAGCGTTCAGACCCGGCCAGAGTTCTTCCGGACATTAGCAGCGTATCGGATCACATGGGCAGTATTATCAAGGAACTTCAAGAAGGTGTCATGAAGACGCGAATGCTGCCCATTGATCAGCTGTTCAGCCGTTTCCCCCGGCTTGTCCGGGATCTGGCCCAGAAGCTGGACAAGGACATTGAGCTGGTGATCCAGGGCGGTGAAACTGAACTGGACCGGATGATTATCGAAGAGCTAAGTGATCCCCTGATCCACTTGATCCGCAACAGTGCGGACCACGGGATCGAGAGTCCCGGGTACGCATCTCTGAAGGGAAGCCGGCTAAGGGCAGGATCACCCTGA
- a CDS encoding chemotaxis protein CheW, with protein sequence MMSTLQKEQYIELAVGQETCAIRIEEVHEIIKMLTITDIPFSRNEVKGVVNLRGKVVCVMSLRNLLGMSDEPYTRATRIVVVRYRDEFVGLIVDKVNKVTTYGEIHPPSSGQGRGREGVFLGIGQREDQLIGILKLEEILGG encoded by the coding sequence ATGATGTCAACGCTGCAGAAGGAACAATATATAGAGCTTGCCGTAGGCCAGGAAACGTGCGCCATCCGCATCGAGGAAGTGCATGAAATTATCAAAATGCTCACCATTACGGACATTCCCTTCAGCCGGAATGAAGTGAAGGGGGTCGTCAATCTTCGCGGCAAAGTAGTCTGCGTGATGAGTCTGCGTAATCTGCTGGGCATGTCTGATGAGCCGTATACCCGGGCCACACGGATTGTGGTGGTCCGTTACCGGGATGAATTTGTGGGACTCATTGTAGACAAGGTGAATAAAGTTACCACTTATGGAGAAATACATCCTCCTTCCAGTGGACAAGGCCGGGGCCGGGAAGGGGTATTTCTGGGCATCGGTCAACGAGAGGACCAGCTGATCGGCATTCTGAAGCTTGAGGAAATATTGGGCGGTTAG